The genomic region CAGGAGCCTGATTGGTAGTAAGATACGGAATGGGGCAGGATATCCAAACGCGGCTGCCACCCCCGGTTTCCGACTCGTAGCGGAGGGTGCCTTGCAGCACCGCCACGCGGCTGCGCAGGTTGGTGAGGCCGTGGCCGGTGCGGGCGCCGGGCAGTGGGGCTGCTTCCACCAGCGCCGGGTCGAAGCCGACGCCGTTGTCGGAGTAGAAGACGGAAAGGGTATTGGGGCCGAATTCGACGGCAATGTGGATGGTTTCGGCGTGGGCGTGGCGCAGGCCGTTGCCGAGCAGCTCCTGCACCACGCGGTACACAATCAGCTCGTACTTGGGGTCGAGGCGCCGGGGCTGGCCTTTCTGCTCCAGGGTGAGGTGGGTGGCACCGTCGGCGGGCACGGTGCGGGCCAGGGCATCTAGGGCAAACGGCAGCCCGAACTTCTGCAAGGCGGCCGGCAGCAGGTTGCGTGAGATACGCCGCACTTCGGTAATGGCTTGGTCGAGGAGGGCGGTGGCTTCCTGGGTGTGCGTAGGCTGGCCCAGCGTGCTCAGGTGCAGCTTCACGATGGCCAAGGTGGTGCCCACGCCGTCGTGCAGGTCGGCGGCAATGCGGCGGCGTTCTTCTTCCTGCGCCAACAGGGCCGCTTCAAGGGCTTGCTGCTGGCCCATTTCGCGGGCCAGCCGCAGCTGCTCCTGCTGCCGTAGTAGCCGCCGCTGGTAGCGCAGCACAAACGCCACGATACCCAACGCCAGCAGCAGCAGCACCGGAGTAGCCAGCAGCACCGGAATCAGCCAGTTGTTCATGAAGGCGAAAGAGACGAACGCCGGGCGGCGCAGGTAATGTGCGAAGCAGACAAGGAGTAGGAAACGAAAACGGCCAGGTGAATAGGTAAAGCTACTATGTTTTGCTCCAGTAGCCTACGCTACTACCCGCAGGTTAGGGATGGGAAAGTACGCCACGCGCCTCGAAATCACCACAGCCGCCACGGATTTTAGGCAGACTGCTGCTGCGGGCCGGGCCGGCAACCTACCGTGGCAAGACTACGCCGACAGCAGCCGGCGGCGGGTGGCGGCCCAGCCAGAACGCCCGCGTCAGCAGCAGGTGCAGTACCAGATTGACGACTCCAAGCCCCGTGTACACTATGCGCCCCACGCTGGCCGTGATGAGGTGCCGCGCCAGAAACAGCATGAGCGTGCTGGAATAGAACAGCAGAAATCCTACACTCACTACAAACATGGCATCCTGCCACAAGCTCATAGGGCGCAATTCGGTCAGGCACTGCTCGAAATACAGAAGCATCAACCCGATA from Hymenobacter canadensis harbors:
- a CDS encoding sensor histidine kinase — its product is MNNWLIPVLLATPVLLLLALGIVAFVLRYQRRLLRQQEQLRLAREMGQQQALEAALLAQEEERRRIAADLHDGVGTTLAIVKLHLSTLGQPTHTQEATALLDQAITEVRRISRNLLPAALQKFGLPFALDALARTVPADGATHLTLEQKGQPRRLDPKYELIVYRVVQELLGNGLRHAHAETIHIAVEFGPNTLSVFYSDNGVGFDPALVEAAPLPGARTGHGLTNLRSRVAVLQGTLRYESETGGGSRVWISCPIPYLTTNQAPALSPTL